A window of Pomacea canaliculata isolate SZHN2017 linkage group LG3, ASM307304v1, whole genome shotgun sequence contains these coding sequences:
- the LOC112560668 gene encoding uncharacterized protein LOC112560668, translated as MEVKVCNKQTKMSISSGQMRNANDHVVESGHIIEEYDYSDGCHGDKHEASFSTVFSSPVNSPVASKNAITADVEQSEIAMEGILQVPSQNENKGNKHLDQTNELPNEINTTADKDQLCDEQSGADKSSPDIMTDRNEAAKGDELANDHLRTDLANANDEGSHNVLGNSLDENNDVDTLLLQEVTSNSYSAKELFDANDNSTSQVFITASHITDDTSSVFDVKAATSACGSVKEVKDGVGMFNADKRLQKQQRVHMSAGASRLQKEQAPETRNVNSRNTSHTEQESLSETVFQQAMNLMCSRCVSAPKGWDGSLINMAQVPYGPQVPQYFFVNQHLPMPTPPLKVWSGYNGNIYFEPMTIKRVVTAGSCGHDTEVENKSRGFALQRHATHRSSERRHQTADSNALRPLSWVKEKKSGKSRNTQAASGPRKNSAKGIPTGAAGHHSVVLDKLVVMNPNNTFMQEELNLIESQKSTGSLAIYLHQKASTGDDSSNKGGGGGSKAARKAMKSANFDRICKGSVAVQLRRKNSIDMMESGEAKRRSDGNEKLELSSVPLQRRLMIVGDRFSPPSAMSPLLRTQTQFSLSSNRLTMNSPDPYSVFEHLPHLEQVRMSLRHMDSHGEDFYASRLNTPYSAHRRLTAVDDLKPFIKYSPDVKARYNKQLRYF; from the exons ATGGAAGTAAAAgtttgtaacaaacaaactaaaatgaGCATATCATCTGGTCAGATGAGGAATGCTAATGATCATGTAGTTGAGTCTGGTCACATTATTGAAGAGTATGACTATTCTGATGGTTGTCATGGAGATAAACATGAGGCttctttttcaacagtttttagTAGTCCTGTTAACAGTCCAGTTGCTTCTAAAAATGCAATCACTGCAGATGTAGAGCAAAGTGAGATTGCAATGGAAGGTATCTTGCAAGTTCCAtctcaaaatgaaaataaagggaATAAACATTTGGACCAGACAAATGAATTGCCTAATGAAATTAATACGACAGCTGATAAAGATCAACTTTGTGATGAGCAGTCCGGTGCAGACAAAAGCAGTCCAGACATAATGACAGACAGAAATGAAGCTGCTAAGGGTGATGAACTTGCTAATGATCATCTTCGTACTGATTTGGCAAATGCTAATGATGAAGGTTCTCACAATGTCCTAGGAAACAGtttagatgaaaataatgatgttgaCACTTTGTTATTACAAGAAGTCACAAGTAATTCATACTCTGCCAAAGAGCTCTTTGATGCCAATGATAACTCAACTTCCCAGGTCTTTATTACGGCCAGTCACATTACAGATGATACCAGCAGTGTTTTTGATGTAAAGGCTGCCACATCTGCATGTGGTAGTGTCAAAGAAGTGAAGGATGGCGTTGGCATGTTTAACGCAGACAAAAGGCTGCAAAAGCAACAGAGAGTGCATATGTCAGCAGGCGCCAGTAGGTTACAAAAGGAGCAGGCACCAGAAACAAGAAATGTGAATTCCAG AAACACCTCTCACACTGAGCAAGAGTCTCTGTCAGAGACAGTATTTCAGCAAGCCATGAACCTTATGTGCAGTCGTTGTGTCAGTGCCCCAAAAGGCTGGGATGGCAGTTTGATTAACATGGCCCAGGTGCCTTATGGGCCACAGGTACCTCAGTACTTTTTTGTCAACCAGCACCTACCTATGCCTACGCCTCCACTGAAG GTCTGGAGTGGTTACAATGGAAACATCTACTTTGAGCCCATGACTATCAAAAGAGTTGTGACTGCTGGATCCTGTGGACATGACACTGAGGTTGAGAATAAGTCTAGAGGATTTGCTTTGCAGCGCCATGCCACTCACAGATCATCAGAAAGGAGACACCAAACTGCAGACTCTAATGCCCTAAGACCCTTGAGCTGggtcaaagaaaagaagagtgGG AAATCACGAAACACTCAAGCAGCAAGCGGTCCAAGAAAGAATTCAGCAAAAGGTATTCCCACTGGAGCTGCAGGTCATCACTCTGTTGTGCTGGACAAGCTGGTTGTAATGAACCCCAACAACACCTTCATGCAGGAGGAGCTAAACTTGATTGAGTCCCAGAAATCCACAGGCAGCCTAGCCATATACCTTCATCAGAAAGCCTCTACTGGTGATGACAGCAGCAATAAGGGCGGAGGTGGTGGTAGCAAAGCTGCTCGTAAAGCGATGAAGTCAGCAAATTTTGACAGAATATGCAAAGGTTCTGTTGCTGTCCAGCTTCGTAGGAAGAACAGCATTGACATGATGGAAAGTGGCGAAGCAAAGAGAAGAAGTGATGGAAACGAAAAACTTGAGTTAAGCAGTGTGCCATTGCAACGAAGATTGATGATTGTGGGAGATCGGTTCTCTCCGCCTTCAGCCATGTCTCCCTTGctgcgcacacaaacacagttttcaCTGAGCAGTAACCGTTTGACCATGAATTCTCCTGATCCCTACAGTGTCTTTGAGCACCTTCCCCATCTGGAGCAAGTGCGCATGAGCCTCCGCCACATGGACAGTCATGGTGAGGATTTCTATGCATCTCGATTGAACACTCCATACAGTGCTCACCGGAGACTCACTGCTGTGGATGATCTGAAACCCTTCATAAAATATAGCCCTGATGTGAAGGCCAGGTATAACAAGCAGCTTAGGTATTTTTAA